The genomic stretch GGATAATCCTGACCGGAGCTCAATAAGGTAATCACTGGCCGCCCTGATCGCTGGATCGGCCGTCTCGCATAACACCAGCGTTTGAGCGCCAAGTGCTTTCATTTCCTCAAGAAGAATGGTTTCTTTCATTCGGGCACGTTCGGAAATCAGAAAAATCAGCAGCATATTTTCATTAACCATGGACATCGGACCATGACGGAACTCCAGGCTGTGATAGGCTTCGGAGAAGGAGAGGGACATCTCCTTGATTTTAAGCATAGCCTCACAGGCTAGTCCGTAGTACGGCCCTTGACCCAAGTACACGAAGGTGGTAAATCCCCGCCCTTCAAAAATCATCTTTATGAGACCATGGTATTTATCGATAATGTTGGCACCCAGCTCAGGTAATCTTAAGAGTGCCTCTTCGAATCCCTTATTACCTGACTTGACTGCTGCTAGGTATTGGATGAGGAGTAGCATGCTGGTGAACGAGCGGGTCATCACCACACTTTTCTCGTCAGCTGCTGGTATGACAAACCGAAAACGGCAGCTGCGGATCATCTCACTTTCAGGTCGACAGCTCACCCCAGTGACTATATCCCCAACCCGGCTTTTGATTTCCTCGGTGGCCCGGACGATTTCGGTGGTAGCCCCGGACCTGGAGATCATTACTGGCATGCAGCTATGGCCATTACCAGGCATAATGGTTTCCGGGAAAAACAGTACCTCGGAGGCGGCTGAAGCACGAGACCTCTGCCCGGTCACCAGGGAATATAGCCTGGCAGCACTTAGTGCCAGGTAATAGGAAGTGCCGCATCCAATAAAAACGGTTTCCAGGTTGGCACTTTGATGTAAATATTGTTGGAGTACCTCATGATCGTCAGATAGAGTAGCCAAGGCCTTCTGCCACACTCCCGGCTGGGACAATATCTCTTCCAGTGTGATACCGGCCATATAGATTAATTCCTTCGCTACAAGAGATGTGACTAGACGAGAATGACCTCTATGCCCAGCTCAGCCAGCCCGTCGAGGTACTCCTGACTGATTCCTTCATCAGTAATAAGCTTATCTATTTTCTCCAGCCCACCGATGCGACACAGACTCTTACGTCCGAATTTACTCGAATCAGTCACCAGAATTGTCTCCCTCGCTACCTCTATCATCACCGTGTTCAGACGAGCCTCAAGTTGGTTGGGGGTGGTAAGGCCGACATCCAAATCAAAACCATCGACACCAAGGAACAGCTTATCAAAGTAAAATTCCCGTAGGGTAGCCTCCGCCTCGGGACCCACCAAGGAGTAGGAATTGTCACGTAACATGCCCCCTGTCAACACTACGGCAATGTGGGGACTGCTCGCCAGCTCGGTCGCAATATTCACTGCATTGGTCATTACCGTCAGGTCTTTACGGTTCTTAATGTATCTGGCTATCTCTCCGGTCGTTGTGCCGGAGTTAATAATTATGGAGTCCCCTTCAAAGATCATCTCGGCGGCCTTGGCGCCTGTCCGCCGCTTCTCCTCGACATGCAAC from Candidatus Neomarinimicrobiota bacterium encodes the following:
- a CDS encoding SIS domain-containing protein; the protein is MAGITLEEILSQPGVWQKALATLSDDHEVLQQYLHQSANLETVFIGCGTSYYLALSAARLYSLVTGQRSRASAASEVLFFPETIMPGNGHSCMPVMISRSGATTEIVRATEEIKSRVGDIVTGVSCRPESEMIRSCRFRFVIPAADEKSVVMTRSFTSMLLLIQYLAAVKSGNKGFEEALLRLPELGANIIDKYHGLIKMIFEGRGFTTFVYLGQGPYYGLACEAMLKIKEMSLSFSEAYHSLEFRHGPMSMVNENMLLIFLISERARMKETILLEEMKALGAQTLVLCETADPAIRAASDYLIELRSGLSDEARMILYMPAVQLLGYYNSIAKGLDPDNPKNLTQVVILN
- the agaR gene encoding transcriptional repressor AgaR; this encodes MLPAVHNTVDRRDAIVRLINQNGKIRVEELSARFGVSRVTIRNDLNYLESKGLIHRVYGGALVWDFVAYDSALSEKARLHVEEKRRTGAKAAEMIFEGDSIIINSGTTTGEIARYIKNRKDLTVMTNAVNIATELASSPHIAVVLTGGMLRDNSYSLVGPEAEATLREFYFDKLFLGVDGFDLDVGLTTPNQLEARLNTVMIEVARETILVTDSSKFGRKSLCRIGGLEKIDKLITDEGISQEYLDGLAELGIEVILV